From Strigops habroptila isolate Jane chromosome 1, bStrHab1.2.pri, whole genome shotgun sequence, a single genomic window includes:
- the CDCA7L gene encoding cell division cycle-associated 7-like protein isoform X2: MVRRGRRRRRRAAVAVSRGKKEIPKDVADIFNAPSDSEDFLGFQDDASRQRLLSEGTYANLDALEPGKKGARFQSRYLTEELRRIFTEDTDSEMETFEGFASSEVDVNKKGVLAVESDLSDGERDNLLGSEEEEEEEAKKKVSPKRRSFGLRVALQFPTRKSSEKKLPEQDFSNLPLKESESLTPLSKEISCKRWDKLEGSVSESEEDMKETQEESSSALLKRAMNIKENKAMLAQLLAELNSIPELFPVKTPTSTPSKQKKIPRRTFSEGQIERRMNPTRNARPPEKFALEKFTVSAVKFAEHFSSYRQQNLLKKRLSVGNCGVRRRRRSSKYSSHRPVEDITEEDLDNIAITVKDKVYDKVLGSTCHQCRQKTTDTKTICRNHGCGGVRGQFCGPCLRNRYGEDVKSALLDPAWICPPCRGVCNCSYCRRRDGRCATGMLIHLAKFYGYNNVKEYLESLQKQLANDN, from the exons ATGGTACGgcgcggccggcggcggcggcggcgggcggcggtAGCGGTGAGCCGCGGCAAG AAGGAGATACCCAAGGATGTGGCTGACATTTTTAATGCCCCCAGTGACAGTGAAGATTTTCTGGGGTTCCAAGACGATGCTTCCAGACAGAGATTGTTGTCAGAGGGCACCTATGCTAATCTTGATGCCCTGGAGCCAGGAAAAAAG GGAGCTCGATTTCAGTCCAGATACCTCACTGAAGAGCTGCGGAGGATTTTCACGGAAGACACTGACTCTGAAATGGAAACGTTTGAAGGCTTCGCTTCAAGCGAGGTAGATGTGAACAAGAAAGGAGTTCTG GCGGTAGAGTCGGACTTGAGTGATGGAGAACGTGATAATTTACTGGGtagtgaggaagaagaggaggaagaggcaaagaagaaagtttCCCCCAAGAGAAGAAGCTTCGGCCTCCGTGTTGCCTTACAGTTTCCCACCAGAAAGTCATCAGAGAAAAAATTGCCTGAACAGGATTTTTCTAACTTACCTCTAAAAGAAAGTGAATCCCTCACAcctctttcaaaagaaataagctGTAAGCGGTGGGATAAACTAGAGGGCTCTGTTTCAGAGTCTGAAGAAGATATGAAAGAAACACAGGAGGAAagttccagtgctctgcttaAAAGAGCCAtgaatattaaagaaaataaagccatg cttgctcagctgctggcagaaCTGAATTCTATACCTGAACTGTTCCCAGTGAAAACGCCCACCTCAACTCCTTCG aaacagaagaaaatcccaAGGAGGACATTTTCAGAAGGCCAGATAGAACGTCGCATGAACCCAACCAGAAACGCCCGTCCACCAGAAAAGTTTGCCTTGGAAAAATTTACTGTGTCGGCTGTCAAGTTTGCAGAACACTTCAGTAGCTATAGACAACAAAACCTCTTGAAGAAGAGACTCAGTGTG GGGAATTGTGGAGTCCGCAGAAGGAGGAGATCATCAAAATATTCATCTCACCGTCCAGTAGAGGATATTACTGAGGAGGACTTGGACAACATTGCAATCACTGTTAAAGATAAAGTCTATGACAAAGTTCTA GGTAGTACTTGCCACCAGTGTCGACAAAAGACAACTGATACAAAGACAATCTGTCGCAACCACGGCTGTGGTGGGGTAAGGGGACAGTTTTGTGGACCATGTCTTCGAAATCGATATGGGGAAGATGTGAAATCAGCACTGCTTGATCCA GCCTGGATCTGTCCCCCTTGTCGTGGGGTGTGCAACTGCAGCTACTGCCGCCGGCGGGATGGGCGCTGTGCCACGGGCATGCTCATCCACTTGGCCAAGTTCTACGGCTACAACAATGTCAAGGAGTACCTAGAAAG TTTACAGAAGCAACTGGCGAATGACAATTGA
- the CDCA7L gene encoding cell division cycle-associated 7-like protein isoform X1: protein MVRRGRRRRRRAAVAVSRGKKEIPKDVADIFNAPSDSEDFLGFQDDASRQRLLSEGTYANLDALEPGKKGARFQSRYLTEELRRIFTEDTDSEMETFEGFASSEVDVNKKGVLAVESDLSDGERDNLLGSEEEEEEEAKKKVSPKRRSFGLRVALQFPTRKSSEKKLPEQDFSNLPLKESESLTPLSKEISCKRWDKLEGSVSESEEDMKETQEESSSALLKRAMNIKENKAMLAQLLAELNSIPELFPVKTPTSTPSKQKKIPRRTFSEGQIERRMNPTRNARPPEKFALEKFTVSAVKFAEHFSSYRQQNLLKKRLSVQGNCGVRRRRRSSKYSSHRPVEDITEEDLDNIAITVKDKVYDKVLGSTCHQCRQKTTDTKTICRNHGCGGVRGQFCGPCLRNRYGEDVKSALLDPAWICPPCRGVCNCSYCRRRDGRCATGMLIHLAKFYGYNNVKEYLESLQKQLANDN from the exons ATGGTACGgcgcggccggcggcggcggcggcgggcggcggtAGCGGTGAGCCGCGGCAAG AAGGAGATACCCAAGGATGTGGCTGACATTTTTAATGCCCCCAGTGACAGTGAAGATTTTCTGGGGTTCCAAGACGATGCTTCCAGACAGAGATTGTTGTCAGAGGGCACCTATGCTAATCTTGATGCCCTGGAGCCAGGAAAAAAG GGAGCTCGATTTCAGTCCAGATACCTCACTGAAGAGCTGCGGAGGATTTTCACGGAAGACACTGACTCTGAAATGGAAACGTTTGAAGGCTTCGCTTCAAGCGAGGTAGATGTGAACAAGAAAGGAGTTCTG GCGGTAGAGTCGGACTTGAGTGATGGAGAACGTGATAATTTACTGGGtagtgaggaagaagaggaggaagaggcaaagaagaaagtttCCCCCAAGAGAAGAAGCTTCGGCCTCCGTGTTGCCTTACAGTTTCCCACCAGAAAGTCATCAGAGAAAAAATTGCCTGAACAGGATTTTTCTAACTTACCTCTAAAAGAAAGTGAATCCCTCACAcctctttcaaaagaaataagctGTAAGCGGTGGGATAAACTAGAGGGCTCTGTTTCAGAGTCTGAAGAAGATATGAAAGAAACACAGGAGGAAagttccagtgctctgcttaAAAGAGCCAtgaatattaaagaaaataaagccatg cttgctcagctgctggcagaaCTGAATTCTATACCTGAACTGTTCCCAGTGAAAACGCCCACCTCAACTCCTTCG aaacagaagaaaatcccaAGGAGGACATTTTCAGAAGGCCAGATAGAACGTCGCATGAACCCAACCAGAAACGCCCGTCCACCAGAAAAGTTTGCCTTGGAAAAATTTACTGTGTCGGCTGTCAAGTTTGCAGAACACTTCAGTAGCTATAGACAACAAAACCTCTTGAAGAAGAGACTCAGTGTG CAGGGGAATTGTGGAGTCCGCAGAAGGAGGAGATCATCAAAATATTCATCTCACCGTCCAGTAGAGGATATTACTGAGGAGGACTTGGACAACATTGCAATCACTGTTAAAGATAAAGTCTATGACAAAGTTCTA GGTAGTACTTGCCACCAGTGTCGACAAAAGACAACTGATACAAAGACAATCTGTCGCAACCACGGCTGTGGTGGGGTAAGGGGACAGTTTTGTGGACCATGTCTTCGAAATCGATATGGGGAAGATGTGAAATCAGCACTGCTTGATCCA GCCTGGATCTGTCCCCCTTGTCGTGGGGTGTGCAACTGCAGCTACTGCCGCCGGCGGGATGGGCGCTGTGCCACGGGCATGCTCATCCACTTGGCCAAGTTCTACGGCTACAACAATGTCAAGGAGTACCTAGAAAG TTTACAGAAGCAACTGGCGAATGACAATTGA